CGAACGAGCGGAGAAGCGCGTCCGGGGTAACCCAGGGGCGGTCGAGCAGACCCAGCCCCGGCGAGATTCCTGCCATCACACCGAAGAGGATCAGGCCGGTCGCGATGTTTGCCAGCGGGCCGACGACGGCCATGCGCTTCTCGATGGCCGGTTTCGCTGCCCGCGCGGTGTCATCCTGCGTCGCGTAAGTCGGGAGTCCGCCAGTAGGCAGCAGAAGGATGCTGCGAAGTTCAAGGCCAAAGGAAGCAGCGGCGATGGCTCGCGCGATCTCGCGTATCACCACTGCGAAGAGCAACATCAACCAGAGAGTGAAGCCGCGCGCGCTTGAACTCCCGGTTGCCGTGGCAAAGGTGATCGACGTTCCCAGCAGGAGCAGGAAGAACGCATGAAAGCGCACCTCCACTCCGAGATATCTTCCAACGGGAAACGACCACGTCCGCATCCTTCGATTGTATGCCCGCATTCAGCCGGACGAATTCCGTTCCGGTGTGCGTCTACACTGTCAAGATGCGCGTCATCGCAGGAACGTATCGCTCCAGGCTGCTGGTCTCGCCGCGCGGGAGCGCAACCCGGCCCACCAGCGACCGCCTTCGCGAGACGCTCTTCAACATCCTTGCCCCGAAGATCGAGGGCTGCCACTTCGCCGACCTCTACGCCGGAACTGGCGCTGTCGGCATCGAGGCGATCAGCCGCGGGGCAGCGCACGTCTGGTTCGCGGAGAACGCGGCTCCGGCGCTCGCTGCGATCCAGGCGAACTTCGCTGCCCTGAAGATAGCGCGGGGCTTCACGATCGAAGACCGGGGAACGGGAGCGCTCCTGCAGCGTCTCGCGAAGGCTGGCAAGCCGCTAGACGTTGTCTTTCTCGATCCGCCTTATGAGGCTGATGCGGAGTATGAAGGCACACTCAGCTTCTTTGGCAGCGTTCGTGGCCGCCAGTTGCTAGCGCCGGAGGCGATCGTCGTGGCAGAGCACAACAGCAAGGCCACCCTTCCTGATCGCTTCGGAGGCTTGGAGCAGTATCGCCGCCATAAGCAGGGCGACGCGTCCCTGAGCTTCTACCGAATTGCCGCGCCGCCGACGCCGGGCGACTCGTAACCGCCGCCCGTATGCTTGCCGGTGCGGAGATCGACGGTAAAGGCGATCTCCTTGTCCGTCGGCATGTTCCATCCGGAGCCGTGTAGAGTATGGCCCTCAATCTCGCCTAGTTGAACTCCCTCCCAGCTCAGTCTCTCCGTCTCCCATGCTAGACCCTCCCGTCCCCACGCCAGGATCTTATGGAAGCCCGCAAAGAGCAGCAGGCTCTCCTCCGCCGCCACGCAGACTGCGGCGACGGGCTTCATCGCAAGCAGCGTGCATCGCTCAGGCTGCAGGCTGTTGACGAGATAGGCGTATCCCCCGGCGACTGCGCAGAACTCGTCAGGATTCGGGCAGGCGAAGAGTCCCGTCGGCACCGATGAACTGGTAAAACCGAGCGCGCAGGTCGCGAGAAACGTTCCTCCCGCAGCGGGATACATCAGCAACTGGAGCGCCCCGCGGGCTAGCGCGTCCTCCTCGCCCGCGATCTGCAGCGGGTACGTGAACTGCCGCGCGGGAGCGATCATCGGCGCTTCCTTCAGCACCTGCGACCGCCATTTTGGTGGCCACACCTCGAACGATCTCCGCGCCTGCTCTTCCGTGTTCAAGCCAGCGCCTGGGCGATGTCGTCGATGAGGTCTTCGATCGCCTCGCACCCGGCACTCAGCCGGATGAGGCCGTCCGGGATGTTGTCATGTCCCCAGCGCTTGCGGCGCTCGGCAGTCGTGTGGATCGCGCCGAAGCTGGTCGCGTCGGTGATCAACTCCGCTCGGGAGAGGAAGTCGTCCGCCTTGGCCTTATCTTTCAACACGAAGCTGAGCACCGGCCCGAACGACCGCATCTGGCGGCGTGCTATAGCGTGACCCGCCGCGGTGGGCAGACCGGGGTACATGACGGCGGAGACTTCGCGGCGCGTGCCGAGAAACTCTGCGAGTGCCAACGCGTTCTCGCAGGACCGCTCCAGTCTCAAGGGTAACGACGCGATCGAGCGGAGCAGGAGCCATGCCTCCATGGGGCCCAGGATCGCTCCGGATCGCGTCCTTACCTTCGCCAGCCGATCGTAGAGATTCATCCCGGCGGCGTCCGTCGCGCCTTCGCGAACCGCGACGTGTCCGGCCAGCAGGTCGCCGTGGCCGCCGATCATCTTGGTGTCCGAGGAGACGGAGAAGTCCGCGCCCAGCGCCAGCGGCGACTGGCCGAGTGGCGTCGCCGTCGTGTTATCGACGCCCACCAGCGCACCGGCCTCGTGAGCCGCCTTTGAGAGTGCCGCGATATCGCAGACATCCATCGTCGGATTGCTGGGCGACTCGATCCAGAGCAGCCTCGCGCCTTCGAGAAGCGCCGCCTGGGCGTCCCCGGCAGTCGGAGCCAGCCGCATCTCCACCCCGAGTGGAATGAAGATATCCTGCAGCAGAGCGCGCGCGCCGAAGTAGCAGTCAGACGGAAGCACGGCGACGTCTCCCGGCTTCAGGACTGCGCTGAAGACGGCCGAGATCGCCGCCATTCCCGAGCCGTAGACCAGCGCCTTCGCGGTGTAGCCTTCGCCCGACTCCAATCCGGCAAGTGCGTCTTCGACCGCGGTCCAGGTCGGATTGTGGTCACGAGCGTAGGTGTAAGCGCCTTCCTCCGGATCGCCCGGAGTGTGGAACGGAGCGGCAAAGACGGGACCGTGATGGATGGGTTCGCCGGTGGCGACAGGGGTCAGGGTCGACCGAATAATTCGAGTGGCGTCACGCATAAGTTCAAGTCTAAATCTGTTCTCTGTGAGGGCCGGATCAGCCGAAGCGATGCTCCCAGCCGCCCACCGCGAGCTTGCGTCTCTTTCCGCTTTCGTCGATCGTCGTGATCGCCGCCCGGGGCTTTCTCGCCGTGAAGGTGCCGATGCGAGTAATCCGGACGCCTCCGATCGACGCCGGAATCCGCGTCGTTGGCTTGGCGGAGAAGAGAAGTTCGTAGTCTTCTCCGCCGTTCAGCGCAAGATCGAGACTGCCTGAGGCAAGAGGATGGATCGGCAGGGCGGTAAGCATGAGCTCGGCGGAGAGATGCGACGCGTCACAAAGATGCTTGAGATCGCTGGAAAGCCCGTCGCTGACGTCGATGCAGGAGGTCGCCAGCTTGCGCCGTAACAGGGCCTGGCCCACGGCAAGTCGAGGAGCAGGGAATAGCTGAGGGTGTTCGCCAGACTTCCTTATCTCTCCCGGAGCGTTTGCAAGTTCCTTCAGATCCGCCGCCGAACCTCCCAGATGCCCGGTGACGTAGATCAGGTCGCCCGCCGTAGCGGTCGATCGCAGCAGCGCCTTTCCTGCCGGAACAGACCCCACGAGAACGATGTCGGCGAGGATGTGTTCTCCGGGTGAGGCCGCGGTATCTCCTCCTGCGAGCGGGACATCCACTGCGTCCGCCAGCGCTCGCAGCCCGCGAAAGAATCCGTCCACCCAGCTCCGGTCTGTGCCGCGAGGCAGCGCAAGCGAGAGGAACGCTGCGACCGGCTTAGCTCCCATCGCTGCCAAATCGCTAAGACCGCGAGCGAGACAGCGGTGGCCGGCA
This Granulicella aggregans DNA region includes the following protein-coding sequences:
- the thiL gene encoding thiamine-phosphate kinase is translated as MRNPPGEINELALVDTIKAASGHRSMGRVQVGIGDDCAVIRPPAGHEIVVTTDFCLEGRHFRRDWHTPESAGHRCLARGLSDLAAMGAKPVAAFLSLALPRGTDRSWVDGFFRGLRALADAVDVPLAGGDTAASPGEHILADIVLVGSVPAGKALLRSTATAGDLIYVTGHLGGSAADLKELANAPGEIRKSGEHPQLFPAPRLAVGQALLRRKLATSCIDVSDGLSSDLKHLCDASHLSAELMLTALPIHPLASGSLDLALNGGEDYELLFSAKPTTRIPASIGGVRITRIGTFTARKPRAAITTIDESGKRRKLAVGGWEHRFG
- a CDS encoding cystathionine gamma-lyase, which translates into the protein MRDATRIIRSTLTPVATGEPIHHGPVFAAPFHTPGDPEEGAYTYARDHNPTWTAVEDALAGLESGEGYTAKALVYGSGMAAISAVFSAVLKPGDVAVLPSDCYFGARALLQDIFIPLGVEMRLAPTAGDAQAALLEGARLLWIESPSNPTMDVCDIAALSKAAHEAGALVGVDNTTATPLGQSPLALGADFSVSSDTKMIGGHGDLLAGHVAVREGATDAAGMNLYDRLAKVRTRSGAILGPMEAWLLLRSIASLPLRLERSCENALALAEFLGTRREVSAVMYPGLPTAAGHAIARRQMRSFGPVLSFVLKDKAKADDFLSRAELITDATSFGAIHTTAERRKRWGHDNIPDGLIRLSAGCEAIEDLIDDIAQALA
- the rsmD gene encoding 16S rRNA (guanine(966)-N(2))-methyltransferase RsmD; the protein is MPAFSRTNSVPVCVYTVKMRVIAGTYRSRLLVSPRGSATRPTSDRLRETLFNILAPKIEGCHFADLYAGTGAVGIEAISRGAAHVWFAENAAPALAAIQANFAALKIARGFTIEDRGTGALLQRLAKAGKPLDVVFLDPPYEADAEYEGTLSFFGSVRGRQLLAPEAIVVAEHNSKATLPDRFGGLEQYRRHKQGDASLSFYRIAAPPTPGDS